The following are encoded together in the Acinetobacter radioresistens DSM 6976 = NBRC 102413 = CIP 103788 genome:
- the lnt gene encoding apolipoprotein N-acyltransferase, translated as MRAYFDKLLSTSEQKKQLPLIFPLLISLFAGAIFSFALAPYYWWWLAILSPALLYASLRHRSAKQAFVLGWAYGFGLWFVGAFWLFTSIHTYGDTNAILSVLMIAIMALVMGLFSALQAWAYRRFFPETPLTFAPLWVFSEWAKTWVFTGFPWLFAGYAFTERFLDSYAPLFGVFGVSFVVITLACALVEVLNRRVFWVVPSAVLLLGAWGAAQLHFVEQKATKPLSVSLIQGNIPQDLKWLTEYQAKTLMIYVNLSRTEWGRDLIVWPESSIPMFQSDIEPFLKAMQAQAEKTDTAWVTGIPYWDLKESKQTGYPMYYNSIMASGSEAEGLYKKQRLVPFGEYIPLSGLLSWVLPGVQNDVMLSGFSRGSSEQKPLMIKNHPLASAICYEIAYPNLTRRNASTSDFLVTVSNDAWFTGTAGPWQHLQMVQMRAKENGRWFIRATNTGVTAFIDHTGHIVKQAPTDQEFVLRGELPAMQGQTWYNRFSDWPILGFSLFLLVLGWIYRPRKVDVSFKSRR; from the coding sequence ATGAGAGCATATTTTGACAAGCTGTTATCCACTTCAGAACAAAAAAAACAGCTCCCCCTTATTTTTCCTTTATTAATTTCTTTATTTGCCGGCGCTATTTTTAGCTTTGCGCTGGCCCCTTATTACTGGTGGTGGCTGGCGATACTCTCACCAGCACTCTTGTATGCGTCATTACGTCATCGCTCAGCCAAGCAGGCGTTTGTACTTGGCTGGGCCTATGGTTTCGGCTTATGGTTTGTTGGTGCATTCTGGCTGTTTACCTCAATCCATACATATGGCGATACTAATGCAATCCTCAGTGTACTGATGATTGCCATTATGGCACTGGTTATGGGACTGTTTAGTGCCTTGCAGGCTTGGGCTTATCGGCGCTTTTTCCCTGAAACTCCTCTCACTTTTGCACCTCTCTGGGTATTTTCAGAATGGGCCAAAACTTGGGTGTTTACCGGGTTTCCATGGCTGTTTGCCGGATATGCCTTTACTGAACGCTTCCTAGACAGCTATGCCCCACTTTTTGGTGTGTTTGGGGTCTCTTTTGTTGTTATTACTCTGGCCTGTGCCTTGGTCGAAGTTTTAAATCGACGGGTATTCTGGGTGGTTCCCTCTGCCGTGCTATTGCTGGGAGCTTGGGGTGCTGCACAGCTTCACTTTGTTGAACAGAAAGCAACCAAACCGCTATCAGTTTCCCTGATTCAGGGCAATATTCCACAGGACCTAAAATGGTTGACTGAATACCAGGCCAAAACCCTCATGATTTATGTAAATTTGAGCCGGACCGAATGGGGGCGTGACTTGATTGTCTGGCCGGAATCCTCGATTCCAATGTTCCAGAGTGATATTGAACCGTTTTTAAAAGCTATGCAGGCTCAGGCAGAAAAAACTGATACTGCCTGGGTAACTGGTATTCCATATTGGGATTTGAAAGAATCCAAACAGACCGGTTATCCGATGTATTATAACAGTATTATGGCTTCTGGCAGTGAAGCAGAAGGTCTGTACAAAAAACAGCGACTAGTTCCATTCGGGGAATATATTCCGCTTTCAGGCTTACTCAGCTGGGTTTTACCAGGTGTACAAAATGATGTCATGCTCAGTGGTTTTTCCCGTGGTTCAAGCGAACAAAAACCACTGATGATTAAAAACCATCCCTTAGCATCAGCTATCTGTTATGAAATTGCCTACCCCAACCTGACTCGCCGCAACGCCAGCACCAGTGACTTTCTGGTGACTGTCTCGAATGATGCCTGGTTTACTGGTACAGCTGGACCTTGGCAGCATTTACAAATGGTTCAGATGCGGGCCAAAGAAAATGGACGCTGGTTTATCCGGGCAACCAATACAGGTGTAACAGCATTTATTGATCATACCGGTCATATAGTAAAACAGGCTCCAACTGATCAGGAGTTTGTACTGCGCGGCGAACTGCCGGCCATGCAAGGCCAAACTTGGTATAACCGTTTTAGCGACTGGCCGATTCTGGGCTTTTCACTTTTTCTTCTGGTCTTGGGCTGGATCTATCGTCCACGTAAAGTAGATGTTTCATTTAAATCGCGACGCTAA
- the hslO gene encoding Hsp33 family molecular chaperone HslO: protein MSDLRQRFYLENSPVRGEVVHLEEALQTILAQRPYAPAVQLLIGEMLSATALLASTLKIKGRISLQIQAAGTFKWAMAECTHLGQVRALAEYEEDPRFGEAIDSSVVLSSLVNPVLFINIEPEFGERYQGIVPLDRSTLAECLMQYYDLSAQIPTRLVLASNEQRSGGLLIQLLPRNSEEEQQIVDEDLWPRLTMLTETLKSEELTELGAEEILYRLYNEEDVRLPEVEHLRFGCTCSKERCAAALQQIGVSAVRETLEFQNPIVMDCQFCQAQYTFTAEEALGLFGEHLS, encoded by the coding sequence ATGTCTGATTTACGTCAACGCTTCTATCTTGAGAATAGCCCTGTTCGTGGTGAAGTTGTTCATCTTGAAGAAGCCTTACAAACTATTCTGGCACAGCGTCCCTATGCACCCGCCGTACAGCTGTTAATTGGTGAAATGCTAAGTGCGACTGCACTGCTGGCCAGTACCCTGAAAATTAAGGGCCGTATCAGTTTACAAATTCAGGCTGCCGGTACTTTTAAATGGGCTATGGCTGAGTGTACTCATTTAGGTCAGGTCCGCGCCTTGGCTGAGTATGAAGAAGATCCACGTTTTGGCGAGGCCATAGATAGTAGTGTCGTACTCAGCTCTCTGGTCAATCCAGTGCTCTTTATCAATATCGAACCCGAATTTGGTGAACGCTACCAAGGGATTGTACCGCTTGACCGTTCAACTTTAGCAGAATGTCTCATGCAGTATTATGACCTGTCTGCACAAATTCCGACCCGGTTAGTGTTGGCCAGTAATGAACAGCGTTCCGGTGGCTTACTGATTCAGCTTTTACCACGTAACAGTGAAGAAGAACAGCAAATCGTGGATGAAGACTTATGGCCACGGTTAACCATGCTGACTGAAACATTAAAATCGGAAGAACTGACCGAACTTGGCGCCGAGGAAATACTTTATCGTCTTTATAACGAGGAGGACGTCCGCTTGCCTGAGGTTGAACATTTACGTTTTGGCTGTACCTGTTCAAAAGAGCGTTGTGCTGCTGCTCTTCAACAGATTGGCGTAAGTGCTGTGCGTGAAACACTTGAATTCCAGAATCCAATCGTAATGGACTGCCAGTTCTGCCAGGCACAATATACTTTCACTGCTGAAGAAGCCTTGGGCCTGTTTGGCGAACATCTCAGTTAA
- a CDS encoding primosomal protein N', whose amino-acid sequence MPSSSHNNCCIYRVRVAVPVHLYDSFDYLLSAEQYLQAEVGARVAVSFGRQNLIGIIVEKISPDVMPDPRIKLKTITELLDKEAIIDNKVLSLLTWSAQYYQFPLGEVMQCALPGLLRQGKPLNLLARVWKVVQPDAEQLLKRSIKQQDAYKILKLHAAGTTEDILNLSGVETATLKTLEKKEIVRCELTAINTTPEPVQLAQMPLTPNEEQHKAIQRILKSLKKFQAFLLDGLTGSGKTEVYLQVMYEVLKQGKQILVLVPEIGLTPQTISRFKSRFNVDIVLLHSGLSESKRLQAWQHAQTGKASIILGTRSAIYTSLPRLGLIILDEEHDLSFKQQEGFRYHARDVALYRAHLENCPIILGSATPSLDSYHLVEQNKLTRLELNQRAGNAVLPKMQLIDLKVAKKQHGISEQLIKQIQQRLDKKEQVLVFLNRRGYAPVLVCNHCGWQANCPHCDAHFTLHTQPYNHLHCHHCGSIHRVPESCPECQQTTLKTLGMGTAKVEETLTELFPDFDVIRVDRDSTSRVGQWDRIYQRIHQSQPAILLGTQMLAKGHHFPYVTLVAILDIDAGLLSFDFRAPERTAQLIIQVAGRAGRGDRRGEVYLQTLRPDHPLLTTLIEKDYRAFAKQALIERQQAQLPPYRYTVLVRADSRNQQYSQEFVAEIARKLRELAGSQVDIWGPIPAPMERKAGRYRAHLVLLSADRAQLHFYLRQWWAMVVQQSRQHQLKLSIDVDPQELS is encoded by the coding sequence ATGCCTAGCTCGTCCCATAATAACTGCTGTATATACCGTGTCCGGGTAGCTGTACCTGTTCATCTCTATGATAGTTTTGACTATCTGCTTAGTGCCGAACAATACTTACAGGCAGAAGTCGGTGCGCGGGTAGCAGTATCTTTTGGACGGCAGAATCTGATTGGTATCATTGTAGAGAAAATCTCTCCCGATGTTATGCCTGATCCGCGTATCAAGCTTAAGACTATTACTGAGCTGCTCGACAAGGAAGCCATTATAGACAACAAAGTTTTAAGTTTGTTGACATGGTCTGCACAGTATTATCAATTTCCTTTGGGTGAGGTAATGCAATGTGCTCTACCCGGCCTGTTGCGTCAGGGTAAACCGCTAAATCTGCTGGCTCGAGTCTGGAAGGTGGTACAGCCTGATGCAGAACAGCTGCTCAAGCGTTCAATCAAGCAGCAAGATGCTTATAAGATTTTAAAATTACATGCAGCCGGTACAACAGAAGACATTCTGAATTTAAGTGGTGTTGAAACTGCCACCTTAAAAACTCTTGAAAAAAAAGAAATTGTTCGCTGTGAATTAACAGCAATAAATACCACGCCTGAACCGGTGCAGCTGGCGCAAATGCCACTCACACCCAATGAAGAACAGCACAAAGCAATTCAGCGTATTTTAAAATCATTGAAGAAATTTCAGGCCTTCTTACTTGATGGTTTGACTGGTAGCGGCAAAACAGAAGTTTATTTGCAGGTGATGTACGAAGTACTAAAACAGGGCAAGCAGATATTGGTTCTGGTTCCCGAAATCGGGTTGACACCTCAAACCATTTCCCGGTTTAAATCACGGTTTAATGTAGATATTGTACTATTACATTCTGGTTTGAGTGAATCCAAACGTTTGCAAGCATGGCAGCATGCCCAAACCGGCAAGGCTTCCATTATTCTCGGAACCCGTTCAGCAATTTATACGTCGTTGCCCCGGCTGGGACTGATTATTCTGGATGAGGAGCATGATCTGTCATTCAAGCAACAGGAAGGCTTTCGCTACCATGCCCGTGACGTAGCTCTCTACCGTGCCCATCTGGAAAACTGTCCGATTATTCTTGGCTCAGCCACACCCAGTCTGGATAGCTATCATCTGGTAGAACAGAATAAACTGACACGACTGGAACTTAACCAGCGGGCTGGCAATGCGGTCTTACCCAAAATGCAGTTAATAGATCTGAAAGTAGCCAAAAAACAGCATGGAATTAGTGAACAGCTCATCAAGCAGATTCAGCAGCGGCTGGACAAAAAAGAACAGGTGCTGGTTTTTTTAAACCGACGTGGTTATGCGCCGGTACTGGTCTGTAATCATTGTGGCTGGCAGGCCAACTGCCCCCATTGTGATGCGCATTTTACTCTGCATACACAGCCCTATAATCATCTGCACTGTCATCATTGTGGTTCCATTCATCGTGTACCGGAAAGCTGTCCCGAATGTCAGCAAACGACCTTAAAAACGCTCGGGATGGGCACTGCCAAGGTTGAAGAAACCCTGACCGAGCTCTTTCCAGATTTTGATGTAATTCGTGTGGACCGTGACAGTACCAGCCGGGTTGGCCAATGGGACCGTATCTATCAGCGGATTCATCAAAGCCAGCCTGCTATTTTACTCGGTACCCAAATGTTAGCCAAGGGCCATCATTTTCCCTACGTGACCTTGGTTGCGATTCTGGATATTGATGCCGGACTGCTCAGCTTTGATTTTCGTGCGCCGGAACGTACAGCCCAGCTCATCATTCAGGTGGCTGGTCGTGCTGGCCGTGGAGACCGCAGAGGCGAAGTCTATCTGCAAACTTTAAGGCCTGATCATCCACTGTTAACTACATTGATCGAGAAAGACTACCGTGCTTTTGCCAAACAAGCACTCATTGAGCGCCAGCAGGCACAGCTGCCGCCTTATCGTTATACGGTACTGGTACGAGCCGACTCCAGAAACCAGCAATACAGTCAGGAATTTGTAGCTGAAATTGCTCGTAAGCTACGTGAACTTGCAGGTAGTCAGGTTGATATCTGGGGCCCTATCCCTGCCCCTATGGAGCGTAAGGCGGGTCGCTACCGGGCCCATCTGGTCCTGCTTTCAGCTGACCGGGCACAGCTGCATTTTTATTTACGGCAATGGTGGGCGATGGTAGTACAACAGTCACGACAGCATCAGTTAAAACTGAGTATTGACGTTGACCCGCAGGAACTCAGCTAG
- a CDS encoding cation:proton antiporter domain-containing protein: protein MSLMLYMTIFLGASLILVALSRRLGLTSVLGYLVTGLILGQSGFNLIKFSLIQNFIDYASILLVFLIGLELRPQRIWLMRSHLIKLGGIQIVITAGLIVTLGITVLQLPLLNSFIVGFALALSAMILALQLQTQYEQLNTTTGQYTLAVTLAQALVAIFLIALLPLFTRTESSQHGIAYFAATLATISGVFLFGRYLIQPFLNYLAKQNSIELMAATALFTVLAIFLTVDALGLHVLIGALLAGMLLADTPFRHAFETMIKPFRSLMSGFFFLSLGLYASFAVITQSPVFIVSLVAALLIIKSIVLAVLGHYSRLNWSNASLLGLGLCQSGELTFLVLYAALKEQLIGQVIMNQLTAVIVLSMLLSPFIYLLAQHIIKQRPERTRQDDVNTEASPALIIAGFGRFGQIIARVAHQQLLPFTIIDNNQPGAEFIEAYGGRFIEADITDSQTLQQAGIEQAKILVIAIDDVEDCMNAVRYIRLNYPELKLLVRARDRYHVHLLRDMGIEHFWRETQLSALDMAEYMLHAHGLSLEEAHEQVDAFRQHDLILLKQQQRLNRDDHKIYETHGNALAELKHLFAYNEQVQARYEESDLNPNVEYYRSDVTQGGQN, encoded by the coding sequence ATGTCTTTGATGTTATATATGACGATTTTTCTTGGAGCATCCTTAATCCTGGTAGCCCTGAGCAGACGTTTAGGTTTGACATCAGTGCTCGGCTATCTGGTGACAGGCTTAATTCTGGGTCAAAGCGGATTTAATCTGATTAAATTTTCCCTGATTCAGAATTTTATAGATTATGCATCGATTCTTCTTGTATTTTTGATAGGACTGGAACTCAGGCCGCAACGAATCTGGTTGATGCGATCACACCTGATTAAACTAGGTGGTATTCAAATTGTTATCACTGCAGGGCTCATCGTAACCTTGGGAATAACTGTATTGCAGTTACCGCTGCTGAACAGTTTTATTGTCGGTTTTGCTCTAGCCCTCTCTGCCATGATTCTGGCCCTGCAGTTACAGACACAATATGAACAGCTTAATACCACTACTGGTCAATACACACTTGCAGTTACTCTGGCACAGGCATTGGTCGCCATATTCCTAATTGCCTTATTACCCTTATTTACCCGTACTGAAAGTTCACAGCATGGGATTGCCTATTTTGCTGCAACTCTTGCAACTATTAGTGGCGTTTTTCTTTTTGGCCGTTATCTGATCCAGCCATTTTTAAATTATCTGGCCAAACAAAACAGTATCGAACTGATGGCCGCTACAGCCCTGTTTACCGTACTGGCCATTTTTCTTACCGTAGATGCTTTAGGGCTGCATGTGCTGATTGGTGCATTACTGGCAGGGATGTTACTGGCAGATACTCCTTTTCGACATGCGTTTGAAACCATGATCAAACCTTTTCGTAGCCTGATGTCCGGTTTTTTCTTTCTAAGTCTTGGTTTATATGCTTCATTCGCTGTGATTACACAGTCCCCAGTCTTTATTGTCTCTCTGGTTGCGGCCCTACTGATCATTAAGTCAATTGTATTAGCTGTACTTGGACATTACTCGCGCCTGAACTGGAGTAATGCAAGTTTGTTGGGTTTAGGACTTTGTCAGAGCGGAGAGCTAACTTTTCTAGTGCTGTATGCGGCATTAAAAGAACAGTTAATTGGACAGGTTATAATGAACCAGCTAACCGCAGTTATTGTATTGTCAATGTTGCTCAGCCCATTTATCTATTTACTGGCCCAGCACATTATAAAACAGCGACCCGAACGAACCAGACAAGATGATGTTAATACTGAAGCCTCTCCAGCACTGATCATTGCCGGTTTTGGCCGTTTTGGTCAAATTATTGCCCGAGTTGCCCATCAGCAGCTGCTGCCCTTTACCATCATTGATAATAATCAGCCTGGAGCAGAGTTTATTGAAGCGTATGGCGGACGGTTTATTGAGGCAGATATTACTGATTCTCAAACCCTGCAACAGGCCGGTATTGAACAGGCCAAGATACTCGTTATCGCCATTGATGATGTCGAGGACTGTATGAATGCAGTACGCTATATACGGCTGAACTATCCTGAACTAAAACTATTGGTACGGGCTCGCGACCGCTATCACGTACATTTGCTACGTGATATGGGAATAGAACATTTCTGGCGGGAAACCCAGCTTTCTGCATTAGATATGGCAGAATATATGTTACATGCTCATGGTTTATCCTTAGAAGAAGCCCATGAGCAAGTAGATGCATTTCGCCAGCACGACTTAATACTGCTTAAACAGCAACAACGTCTTAATCGTGATGATCATAAAATTTATGAAACCCATGGCAATGCTTTAGCAGAGCTCAAACATTTGTTTGCCTATAATGAGCAGGTACAGGCAAGATATGAAGAATCTGATTTAAACCCGAATGTGGAATATTATCGTAGTGATGTTACACAGGGTGGTCAAAATTAA
- the gspF gene encoding type II secretion system inner membrane protein GspF: protein MPAYQFTAMDASGKQQKGILEGDSARQIRQQLRDKAWIPVSVEPVENKEKGQTRSWRKKGLNAYDLALMTRQLSVLVAAAIPLEEAIRAVGKQSEKVHVQNLLMSVRSKVLEGHSLAQAIQQSGRFPDLYIATIAAGERSGHLDLILDQLADYTENRFAMHKKIQGAMIYPIILMLMSFAIVMGLMTYVVPDIVKTFDQSKQALPAITVILMKTSDFIRQAWPFLLVISVVGIMLLIRFLKTSAGHYTFDRFVLKLPLFGKLARGINAARFASTLSILTRSGVPLVDALKIGAAVSNNWVIRDSVNLAAEKVTEGGNLATQLERAGYFPPMMVQMIRSGEASGELDRMLERASTMQDREVATFISTLLALLEPLMLVLMAGIVLVIVIAVMLPIVNMNNMV, encoded by the coding sequence ATGCCAGCATATCAATTTACTGCAATGGATGCTTCGGGAAAGCAGCAAAAAGGCATACTGGAAGGCGATTCCGCACGTCAGATACGACAGCAGCTGCGTGATAAAGCATGGATTCCGGTCAGTGTCGAACCAGTAGAAAATAAAGAAAAAGGTCAGACCAGATCATGGCGCAAAAAAGGCTTAAATGCCTATGACCTGGCACTTATGACCCGTCAGCTTTCAGTGCTGGTCGCGGCCGCAATTCCGTTAGAAGAAGCTATTCGGGCTGTAGGCAAACAAAGTGAAAAAGTACATGTACAGAATTTACTGATGTCGGTACGTTCCAAGGTGCTCGAAGGCCATTCACTGGCTCAGGCTATACAACAGTCTGGGCGTTTTCCTGATCTTTATATTGCCACCATCGCAGCGGGTGAGCGTTCAGGGCATCTAGACCTAATTCTGGATCAGCTGGCCGACTATACAGAAAACCGCTTTGCCATGCACAAGAAAATTCAGGGGGCAATGATTTATCCGATTATCTTGATGCTGATGTCATTTGCGATCGTAATGGGATTAATGACCTATGTAGTGCCGGATATTGTAAAAACATTTGATCAGAGCAAGCAGGCACTTCCCGCCATTACGGTTATTTTAATGAAGACCAGTGATTTTATCCGTCAGGCTTGGCCATTTTTACTGGTGATCAGTGTAGTGGGTATTATGCTGCTGATACGTTTTTTAAAGACTTCAGCCGGCCATTATACCTTTGACCGCTTTGTACTGAAGTTGCCTCTCTTTGGTAAATTGGCTCGTGGTATCAATGCTGCCCGTTTTGCCAGTACCCTGTCTATTTTAACCCGCTCCGGCGTACCTTTGGTTGATGCGCTTAAAATTGGTGCGGCGGTCAGTAATAATTGGGTAATCCGGGATTCTGTCAATCTTGCCGCAGAAAAAGTAACAGAAGGCGGTAACCTGGCGACCCAGCTTGAACGTGCCGGTTATTTTCCACCAATGATGGTACAGATGATTCGCAGTGGCGAGGCATCCGGTGAGTTGGACCGCATGCTGGAGCGGGCATCTACCATGCAGGACCGTGAAGTGGCTACTTTTATATCTACGTTACTGGCTTTGCTGGAACCGCTGATGCTGGTTCTCATGGCCGGTATTGTGCTGGTAATAGTAATTGCAGTGATGTTACCTATCGTGAATATGAACAATATGGTTTAA
- a CDS encoding HlyC/CorC family transporter, giving the protein MHEESGPSWGMRGLRKWLGTAPGTRDELLKLVQDSRRFLEPDTVAMLEGVLDLPATKVREVMTPRTAIISLQEDDQLLDILHVLIESAHSRFPVFSSDQPDNVVGILLAKDLLPFMTTPTPKIDVRALMRQPLFVPESARSDQVLRMLKNTQTHIAIVIDEYGSTSGLVTLEDILEEIVGEIEDEHDKIDEEAQYIIPDQTHSTANAWIVQALTPIEHFNTVLDADFSDDEVETVGGLLLQEIGLVSDLQGQVIELGDWEFSIVEADARTIHLIRAVRK; this is encoded by the coding sequence ACTGTTAAAACTAGTACAAGATTCACGTCGTTTTTTGGAACCCGATACTGTCGCCATGCTTGAAGGCGTACTTGACCTGCCAGCCACTAAAGTACGTGAAGTCATGACTCCACGTACTGCCATTATTAGCCTGCAGGAAGACGATCAGTTACTTGATATCCTGCATGTCCTGATTGAATCGGCACATTCGCGCTTTCCGGTATTTTCATCTGATCAGCCAGATAATGTAGTCGGAATTTTGCTGGCCAAAGACCTCCTCCCGTTTATGACCACGCCAACACCTAAAATTGATGTACGTGCACTCATGCGTCAACCGCTGTTTGTACCTGAAAGTGCACGCTCAGATCAGGTATTGAGAATGCTCAAGAATACCCAGACCCATATTGCAATCGTTATTGATGAATATGGCTCGACTTCTGGTCTGGTAACACTTGAAGATATTCTGGAAGAAATTGTCGGCGAAATTGAAGATGAACACGACAAGATTGATGAAGAAGCACAATATATTATTCCAGACCAGACACATAGCACAGCCAATGCATGGATTGTTCAGGCACTTACACCAATTGAACACTTCAACACAGTTTTAGATGCTGATTTTTCTGATGATGAGGTAGAAACTGTCGGCGGTTTGCTGCTACAGGAAATCGGTCTGGTGAGTGACCTGCAAGGTCAGGTGATTGAACTTGGAGACTGGGAATTCAGTATTGTAGAAGCAGATGCCCGCACTATTCATCTGATTCGAGCTGTACGTAAATGA
- the gspG gene encoding type II secretion system major pseudopilin GspG has product MQNKSYRTRQSGFTLIEVMVVIVILGVLAALIVPNVMGRGEKAKIDTTVITLKGVAGALDQYKLDNGQFPSMQDGGLDALVNQPATAKNWLPGGYVKGGYPKDSWDNDIQYVIPGSEGRSYDLYSFGADGKQGGEGTDADIYYQP; this is encoded by the coding sequence ATGCAGAACAAGAGTTATCGAACCCGTCAGTCTGGTTTTACCCTGATTGAAGTCATGGTGGTAATTGTGATTTTAGGTGTACTGGCAGCGCTGATTGTACCGAATGTAATGGGACGAGGTGAAAAAGCCAAGATTGATACCACAGTCATTACCTTAAAAGGTGTAGCAGGGGCATTGGATCAATACAAACTCGATAATGGCCAATTTCCTTCAATGCAGGATGGGGGACTGGATGCATTGGTTAATCAGCCAGCGACAGCCAAGAACTGGCTACCGGGAGGTTATGTAAAAGGGGGCTACCCTAAAGATAGCTGGGATAATGATATCCAGTATGTAATTCCCGGTTCAGAAGGCCGTAGCTATGACCTGTATTCATTTGGCGCAGATGGTAAACAGGGTGGTGAAGGTACAGATGCCGATATTTATTACCAGCCGTAA